In uncultured Draconibacterium sp., one genomic interval encodes:
- a CDS encoding ArdC-like ssDNA-binding domain-containing protein, giving the protein MRQNLMACQTSADRSVSEPIQIPRAWVDSMSKFDIYETVTNLIVERLEAGVIPWHMPWKTASAIPRNLVSKKPYRGFNFWYLLSFGFERPYFLTFKQVQDLGGKIKKGSSSFMIVFWKMVEYEKDDEPKEIPMLRYYRVFHIDDVEGIDPDRIPKNTAHDHDFDPIASCEQLIQFWSDSPVIKLDQKKACYIPSLDEVHMPGARTFFQDEEFYSTIFHELCHSTGHRKRLNRHERFSNLNFASKDYSQDYPN; this is encoded by the coding sequence ATGCGCCAAAATTTAATGGCGTGCCAGACCAGTGCTGACCGAAGCGTCAGTGAGCCGATACAAATCCCAAGGGCATGGGTGGATTCAATGAGTAAATTTGATATTTATGAAACAGTAACTAATCTGATTGTAGAACGCTTGGAAGCAGGTGTAATACCATGGCATATGCCTTGGAAAACCGCAAGTGCCATTCCTCGTAACCTGGTTTCTAAAAAGCCTTACCGGGGATTTAATTTCTGGTACCTGCTTAGCTTTGGTTTCGAAAGGCCTTATTTCCTTACTTTCAAACAAGTTCAGGATCTTGGTGGTAAGATCAAAAAGGGATCTTCATCATTTATGATTGTATTCTGGAAAATGGTAGAATACGAAAAAGATGATGAACCCAAAGAAATTCCGATGCTTCGTTATTACCGGGTATTTCATATTGACGATGTGGAAGGTATTGATCCAGACAGGATTCCTAAGAATACAGCTCACGATCATGATTTTGATCCAATTGCTTCCTGTGAGCAGCTTATCCAGTTCTGGTCCGATTCCCCGGTAATTAAACTGGATCAGAAAAAAGCCTGTTATATTCCATCGTTGGATGAAGTACACATGCCTGGAGCAAGAACTTTCTTTCAGGATGAAGAGTTTTACTCAACCATATTTCATGAACTTTGCCACAGTACAGGCCATAGGAAAAGGCTTAATCGTCACGAAAGGTTTTCTAACCTGAACTTTGCAAGTAAAGATTATTCGCAAGATTATCCTAACTAA
- a CDS encoding SIR2 family protein, translated as MNRTENLFELIRREEVVIWAGAGFSLYAGYPSGKTLKDILYHRLSKSEKRHVRKSHDLPKLAEEFVSVKQGSRNELIRLLEEEFLIKLPKSTEYHDKIANIPHFNTIITTNYDSLFEIAYKGNVQVIFSPQKVSYINHKLPQIFKVHGDLSIPESIIITNSDYNRFFQEGTENDNLWTVVKERLITKNILFLGYNIEDPNIEVIFNRITEELQSHRKECFLVAPSLPPLKRNILQAKAISYINKKAETFIDELLINLNKNIIKDHEDGVVSTDTFSKYLLSHDVLFDLKPVNNKFRAGAFRGANDSVKSRLNFTVESTRQFYNEFNDFIIGKNVGQVVIDSKNIRSSDFRIGDIGIPYLDDSVKIILKSIPRKKLNIDIKFDNGFDFENLPVEIYGNDPFYEIHCKLKSAVLILKLELKDKGSSVNLDYQHNKVCSKINQEILELSFMENLFGGVEFRVFWDNTNKFIKQSVPYQKHFSDFANFFLGYFQNLRLVENHFKVRFSTIDISEINEKTVEVLKEIVDVIKSNKLKYTWKGIMEATLFNDSDEIINSLKNIGNENALVVANEREETKITLHGQLVNLGFKQVQVESPYVVNLETVLKNRMKDIQVASKTSKIIVSYNSEPSPINQ; from the coding sequence ATGAACCGAACGGAAAATTTATTTGAATTAATAAGGCGAGAAGAAGTAGTGATATGGGCTGGAGCAGGTTTTTCACTCTATGCTGGATATCCTTCAGGGAAAACACTAAAAGATATATTATATCATCGGTTGTCAAAATCGGAGAAACGACACGTAAGAAAATCTCATGATTTACCAAAATTAGCGGAGGAATTTGTTTCAGTAAAGCAGGGTAGTAGAAATGAACTGATAAGATTATTGGAGGAAGAATTTCTAATAAAATTACCTAAGTCAACAGAGTACCATGATAAGATTGCAAATATTCCACATTTTAATACAATAATTACTACAAATTATGATTCACTTTTTGAAATAGCTTACAAGGGAAATGTACAAGTAATCTTTTCTCCGCAGAAGGTATCTTATATAAATCATAAGCTTCCCCAAATTTTTAAAGTCCACGGTGATTTATCAATTCCAGAAAGTATAATTATTACAAATTCAGATTATAATAGATTCTTTCAAGAAGGAACTGAAAACGATAATTTATGGACAGTAGTGAAAGAAAGGTTGATTACAAAAAATATTTTATTTCTTGGATACAATATTGAGGATCCCAATATTGAAGTTATTTTCAACAGAATAACAGAGGAATTACAATCACACCGCAAAGAATGCTTTCTTGTGGCACCTAGTTTGCCTCCTTTAAAACGAAATATATTACAAGCCAAAGCAATTTCGTATATCAACAAAAAAGCCGAAACTTTTATAGATGAGCTCCTGATAAATTTAAACAAGAATATTATAAAAGATCATGAGGATGGAGTTGTGTCTACTGACACATTTAGTAAGTATCTTTTATCTCATGATGTTTTATTCGACTTAAAACCTGTTAATAATAAGTTCAGAGCTGGAGCATTTAGGGGAGCTAATGATTCAGTTAAGTCAAGGTTGAATTTTACGGTTGAAAGCACACGACAGTTCTATAATGAGTTTAATGATTTCATAATTGGAAAGAATGTTGGGCAAGTTGTAATTGATAGCAAAAATATACGTTCCTCAGATTTCAGAATTGGAGATATTGGTATTCCATATTTAGATGATTCAGTTAAAATAATTTTAAAAAGTATTCCAAGAAAAAAGTTAAACATTGATATTAAATTTGACAATGGTTTTGATTTTGAGAATCTACCAGTAGAGATTTATGGCAATGATCCATTTTATGAAATCCATTGTAAGTTAAAATCTGCCGTATTAATATTAAAATTAGAATTAAAAGATAAAGGTTCAAGTGTTAATCTCGACTATCAACACAATAAGGTTTGTTCAAAGATCAATCAGGAGATATTGGAACTTTCCTTTATGGAAAATCTTTTTGGAGGGGTTGAGTTTAGAGTATTTTGGGACAATACTAATAAATTTATTAAACAGTCAGTCCCATATCAAAAACATTTCAGTGACTTTGCTAATTTCTTTTTGGGATATTTTCAGAATCTAAGATTGGTAGAGAATCACTTCAAGGTTCGATTCTCAACAATTGATATCTCCGAGATCAATGAAAAAACGGTCGAAGTTCTAAAAGAAATAGTTGATGTAATTAAAAGTAATAAACTAAAATATACCTGGAAAGGAATAATGGAAGCCACGCTTTTTAATGATTCGGACGAAATTATAAATAGCCTCAAAAACATAGGGAATGAGAATGCTCTTGTTGTTGCCAATGAACGAGAAGAAACAAAGATTACACTCCATGGACAATTAGTTAATTTGGGGTTTAAACAAGTTCAGGTAGAGTCTCCTTATGTTGTAAATTTGGAAACTGTACTTAAAAACAGGATGAAGGATATTCAAGTAGCAAGTAAAACAAGTAAAATAATCGTTTCGTATAACTCAGAGCCTAGTCCAATTAACCAATAA